In the genome of Candidatus Binatus sp., one region contains:
- a CDS encoding UPF0175 family protein, with amino-acid sequence MATTIKLELPEEIASRLRAKWKDLPRAALESLLADGYRSELLSADQVRQLLGFGSRMRVDEFLKQHGVYDYTAEDFEQDRLTLHRLKRRAGKRQ; translated from the coding sequence ATGGCTACAACGATTAAGCTCGAACTGCCCGAAGAGATCGCGAGCCGCCTCAGGGCGAAGTGGAAGGACCTCCCGCGTGCCGCGCTCGAGAGTTTGCTAGCCGACGGCTATCGATCCGAGCTGCTGAGCGCAGACCAGGTCAGGCAACTGCTCGGCTTTGGCAGCCGGATGCGCGTCGATGAATTTCTCAAGCAGCATGGTGTTTACGACTACACTGCCGAGGACTTCGAACAGGATCGTCTGACTCTCCACCGCCTCAAGCGCCGGGCAGGCAAGCGGCAATAG
- a CDS encoding ABC transporter permease → MLEAFLSSMLSMATPILLAALGELLVEESGIVNIGIEGAMLSGAFFALAGAYFSGSLLLGLACGIAAGVVINAIFAALVVNLAVNQVVSGTALSILSLGITGVFYRRMFGVTGKAFMVRSVPRIPLGPLAKIPLLGPVLFDHNALVYLTFALVPILAYLISRTRYGLRLRAAGERPAAADALGLNVYRIRWQALIAAGALTGLAGAYLTLAYANTFVENISAGRGFVALSVVILGRWNAWGLCAASLLFGAAMALQFGLQALGTMVPYQLFLALPYALTLVVLASFGGQAAAPSALGEPYHRT, encoded by the coding sequence ATGCTTGAAGCGTTCCTGAGTTCGATGCTCAGCATGGCGACGCCGATTCTCCTGGCGGCGCTCGGCGAACTGCTCGTCGAGGAAAGCGGCATCGTCAATATCGGAATCGAAGGCGCGATGCTCTCGGGCGCATTCTTCGCGCTCGCGGGCGCGTACTTCAGCGGGAGTCTCCTGCTGGGGCTCGCGTGCGGAATCGCCGCCGGCGTCGTCATCAACGCGATCTTCGCGGCGCTGGTGGTGAATCTCGCCGTGAACCAGGTCGTCTCCGGCACCGCGCTCAGCATCCTGTCGCTCGGAATCACCGGCGTCTTCTATCGCCGGATGTTCGGCGTCACCGGCAAGGCTTTCATGGTGCGATCGGTGCCGAGAATTCCGCTCGGTCCGCTCGCGAAAATCCCGCTGCTCGGGCCAGTGCTCTTCGATCACAACGCGCTGGTGTATCTCACCTTCGCGCTGGTGCCGATTCTCGCCTATCTCATTTCGCGCACGCGCTACGGACTCCGGCTGCGCGCGGCGGGTGAACGTCCGGCGGCCGCCGACGCGCTCGGGCTCAACGTCTATCGAATCCGATGGCAGGCGCTGATCGCGGCGGGAGCGCTGACTGGACTGGCGGGCGCGTACCTCACGCTCGCGTATGCGAACACCTTCGTCGAAAACATTTCGGCCGGCCGAGGATTCGTCGCGCTGTCGGTGGTGATTCTCGGGCGATGGAACGCGTGGGGACTGTGTGCGGCGTCGCTGCTGTTCGGCGCCGCGATGGCGCTGCAATTTGGCTTGCAGGCGCTCGGCACGATGGTCCCGTATCAGCTTTTCCTCGCGCTGCCCTATGCGCTGACTCTGGTGGTCCTCGCAAGTTTTGGCGGTCAAGCCGCCGCCCCCAGCGCGCTCGGCGAACCCTACCACCGCACGTAG
- a CDS encoding ABC transporter permease codes for MLPSVAKPAAALALAALSISIILLALGASPIGVFAALGEGAFGSWYAFTDTIVKATPLVFTGLAISLAFSGALWNIGADGQLVIGAIAAGAIGPWLGDWPHPVAIAVVLSAGAVGGAIWGGLAGWLRARRDVNEVISTIMLNFVAAQMLSWVVHGPLMEPSRSYPASSPIAASAELGFYFAPSRLNLGMLIAVILAAACYVVLFHTSAGFELRAMGRNRRAATFFRIRIERLTIVVMALSGALAGLGGAVQVSAITHRLFEKLSPGWGYEAIAVALVAHLNPLGIIAAALFFGALDNGSQAMQRSQNVSPVLVQVIQGMVILFLLAFDTPLWSGMRKTMLGDSVMTDPIAAAELPDA; via the coding sequence ATGCTGCCGTCAGTCGCCAAGCCCGCCGCCGCGCTCGCGCTCGCCGCGTTGTCGATTTCGATCATCTTACTCGCGCTCGGCGCGTCGCCGATCGGCGTTTTCGCGGCGCTCGGCGAAGGCGCATTCGGCAGTTGGTATGCCTTCACCGACACGATCGTCAAGGCGACGCCGCTGGTGTTCACCGGACTCGCGATCTCGCTCGCGTTCTCGGGCGCGCTCTGGAATATCGGCGCCGACGGCCAGCTCGTGATCGGCGCGATCGCGGCCGGCGCAATCGGTCCGTGGCTCGGCGACTGGCCGCATCCGGTAGCGATCGCTGTCGTGTTGAGCGCAGGCGCAGTGGGCGGCGCGATCTGGGGCGGTCTCGCCGGATGGCTCCGCGCGCGGCGCGACGTGAACGAAGTTATCAGCACGATCATGCTGAATTTCGTTGCGGCGCAGATGCTGAGCTGGGTCGTGCACGGACCGCTGATGGAACCGTCGCGCTCCTATCCGGCCAGCTCGCCGATTGCGGCGTCAGCGGAGCTGGGATTTTATTTTGCGCCGAGCCGCCTCAACCTGGGCATGCTGATCGCGGTGATCCTCGCGGCTGCGTGCTACGTCGTTTTGTTCCATACCAGCGCTGGTTTCGAGCTGCGCGCGATGGGCCGCAATCGCCGCGCCGCGACCTTCTTCCGTATCAGAATCGAGCGCCTCACGATTGTGGTGATGGCCCTCTCGGGCGCGCTCGCAGGCCTCGGCGGCGCGGTGCAAGTGTCGGCGATCACGCATCGATTGTTCGAGAAGCTCTCGCCGGGATGGGGTTACGAGGCGATCGCCGTCGCGCTGGTCGCGCACCTCAATCCGCTCGGCATCATCGCGGCGGCGCTCTTTTTCGGCGCGCTCGACAACGGCTCGCAGGCGATGCAGCGCTCGCAGAACGTCTCGCCCGTGTTGGTGCAGGTGATTCAGGGGATGGTGATTCTGTTCCTGCTCGCGTTCGACACTCCGCTCTGGAGCGGGATGCGCAAAACGATGCTTGGTGACAGCGTCATGACCGATCCGATCGCCGCCGCGGAGTTGCCCGATGCTTGA